Proteins found in one Arthrobacter sp. U41 genomic segment:
- the msrB gene encoding peptide-methionine (R)-S-oxide reductase MsrB — protein MSIFSNRTKVTPVAAPAAENAAGSAAGSVAGGVANPPAEKSDEQWRQELTPEEYRVLREAGTERPYTGEYWDTHTEGVYQCRACGTELFTSKEKFDSHCGWPSFWAPLAEGNVKYIHDRTLGMERVEVRCGNCDSHLGHVFEGEGYGTPTDQRYCINSVSLKLVSADDAAE, from the coding sequence ATGAGCATCTTTAGTAACAGGACCAAAGTCACGCCCGTCGCGGCCCCCGCCGCCGAAAATGCGGCCGGCTCCGCTGCCGGGAGCGTCGCCGGAGGGGTTGCCAACCCGCCCGCTGAAAAGTCCGACGAGCAGTGGCGCCAGGAACTGACGCCGGAGGAGTACCGGGTGCTGCGCGAGGCCGGGACCGAGCGGCCATATACCGGCGAATACTGGGACACCCACACCGAGGGGGTCTACCAGTGCCGCGCGTGCGGCACCGAGCTCTTCACCAGCAAGGAGAAGTTCGATTCGCACTGCGGCTGGCCTTCCTTCTGGGCCCCGCTTGCGGAGGGCAACGTCAAGTACATCCACGACCGCACCCTGGGCATGGAACGCGTCGAAGTCCGCTGCGGCAACTGTGATTCCCACCTTGGCCATGTGTTCGAGGGCGAAGGCTACGGGACCCCGACCGACCAGCGTTATTGCATCAATTCAGTCTCCTTGAAGCTGGTCTCGGCGGACGACGCCGCCGAATAG
- a CDS encoding IS481 family transposase produces the protein MSHPNAFLAPRGRLQLAKCVVDDGWPLRRAAERFQVSVPTAARWAGRYREHGEDGMEDRSSRPLRCPSRTPQRRERRIIALRVNRRWGPARIGYLLGIHPSTVHKVLSRFGLAKLSWLDRATGRVIRRYEHEKPGDMIHVDIKKLGRIPDGGGHRVMDRAAGKRNKTGTEANRRPGYAYLHNAVDDHSRFAYTEILEDEKKETAAGFWERANEAFNAAGITVKRVLTDNGSCYRSHAFKDALGPDITHKRTRPYRPQTNGKVERFNRTMLEEWAYARPYTSEAERVAAFPAWLHDYNHHRGHTSLKGQPPASRVTNLSG, from the coding sequence ATGTCCCACCCTAATGCTTTTCTCGCTCCCCGGGGACGGCTGCAGCTGGCCAAGTGCGTCGTCGATGACGGGTGGCCGTTGCGTCGGGCTGCGGAGCGGTTCCAGGTGTCCGTGCCGACAGCGGCACGCTGGGCCGGCCGTTACCGTGAACACGGCGAGGACGGGATGGAGGACCGCTCCAGCCGCCCACTGAGGTGTCCCTCGCGGACCCCGCAGCGGCGGGAGCGGCGGATCATCGCCCTGCGCGTGAACCGGCGGTGGGGGCCGGCCCGGATCGGGTATCTGCTGGGCATCCACCCATCCACCGTGCACAAGGTCCTGTCCCGGTTCGGGCTGGCGAAACTGTCCTGGCTGGACCGTGCCACGGGCCGGGTGATCCGCCGCTACGAGCACGAGAAGCCCGGCGACATGATCCACGTCGACATCAAGAAACTCGGACGCATCCCCGACGGCGGCGGGCACCGCGTCATGGACAGGGCAGCGGGCAAGAGGAACAAGACCGGAACCGAAGCGAACCGGCGCCCCGGCTACGCCTACCTGCACAACGCCGTGGATGACCACTCCCGCTTCGCCTACACCGAGATCCTCGAAGACGAGAAGAAAGAGACCGCCGCCGGCTTCTGGGAACGCGCCAACGAGGCCTTCAACGCCGCCGGCATCACCGTGAAGCGCGTCCTGACAGACAACGGCTCCTGCTACCGCTCCCACGCCTTCAAAGACGCCCTGGGCCCGGACATCACGCACAAACGAACCCGGCCCTACCGCCCCCAGACCAACGGCAAAGTCGAGCGCTTCAACCGCACCATGCTCGAGGAATGGGCCTACGCCCGCCCCTACACCTCAGAGGCCGAGCGCGTTGCCGCTTTCCCGGCCTGGCTCCATGACTACAATCATCATCGAGGCCACACCTCACTCAAGGGTCAGCCACCAGCAAGCCGCGTCACTAACCTCAGTGGGTAA
- a CDS encoding alpha/beta hydrolase family protein, whose amino-acid sequence MASSPRLLPAPQRISTARGQYARAVAASATGVSPSATEVSVRGSAKWALGGIIGGSAAAGLLAAGSSALALYFARRVITPARIKEEDQEVLAVIRGGHGLQLILAATPETTVEGVYGFFFDGGRGHARIGRIVSYSPGERTVQREVEAVYSGDLSTARRGYWSGAAHPDPAGIGLPSEDVDIDVDGGTAPAWLVRAPQESGIWAIMVHGRGASRQECLRAVRTARELGMSSLLISYRNDGLAPSAQDGRYGLGSTEWRDVEAAIGFALEQGASEVVLFGWSMGGAICLQTADLSRYHPLIRAMVLDAPVINWVNVLAHHAELNRIPSAVGRYGQLMMSHRLGRRLTGLAAPVDLKAMDWVSRAVELRTPTLIIHSVDDEYVPYGPSAALAEKNPEMVTFETFDSARHTKEWNVDPEHWERLVTAWLGQQLAPRPNPGQPSPEQPSLEQPSLE is encoded by the coding sequence ATGGCTTCCTCCCCACGCCTCCTGCCGGCCCCGCAGCGGATCTCCACCGCCCGTGGACAGTACGCCCGCGCCGTCGCGGCCTCCGCGACCGGCGTTTCGCCCTCCGCGACGGAAGTTTCGGTCAGGGGCAGCGCCAAGTGGGCCCTTGGCGGGATCATCGGCGGCAGCGCCGCCGCCGGACTGCTGGCCGCCGGCTCCTCCGCCCTCGCCCTCTATTTCGCCCGCCGCGTGATCACTCCCGCCCGGATCAAGGAGGAGGACCAGGAAGTTCTCGCAGTGATCCGGGGCGGGCACGGGCTCCAGCTCATCCTCGCGGCCACTCCCGAGACCACCGTGGAGGGCGTCTACGGCTTCTTCTTCGACGGCGGCCGGGGGCACGCCCGGATCGGCCGGATCGTGTCCTATTCGCCGGGGGAGCGCACGGTGCAGCGCGAAGTCGAGGCTGTCTACAGCGGCGACCTCAGCACGGCGCGCCGCGGCTACTGGAGCGGGGCCGCGCACCCGGATCCGGCCGGCATCGGCCTGCCGTCGGAGGACGTGGACATCGACGTCGACGGCGGGACGGCGCCGGCGTGGCTGGTCCGGGCCCCGCAGGAGTCCGGCATCTGGGCGATCATGGTGCACGGCCGCGGCGCGAGCCGGCAGGAATGCCTGCGGGCGGTCCGGACCGCCCGGGAACTGGGCATGTCCAGCCTGTTGATCTCCTACCGCAATGACGGCCTGGCGCCCTCGGCGCAGGACGGCCGCTACGGACTCGGCTCCACCGAATGGCGCGACGTCGAGGCAGCCATCGGCTTTGCCCTCGAACAGGGCGCCAGCGAAGTAGTACTTTTCGGCTGGTCCATGGGCGGGGCCATCTGTCTCCAGACCGCCGACTTGTCCCGCTACCACCCCCTGATCCGGGCGATGGTGCTGGACGCGCCCGTCATCAACTGGGTGAACGTGCTGGCCCACCACGCCGAGCTCAACCGGATACCCTCGGCGGTGGGACGCTACGGGCAGCTGATGATGAGCCACAGACTGGGCCGGCGGCTGACCGGCCTCGCCGCGCCTGTGGACCTCAAAGCGATGGACTGGGTTTCCCGGGCGGTGGAACTGCGGACGCCGACGCTGATCATCCACAGTGTGGACGACGAATACGTTCCCTATGGCCCGTCCGCTGCCCTGGCCGAGAAGAACCCCGAGATGGTCACCTTCGAGACGTTCGACAGTGCCCGGCACACCAAGGAATGGAACGTGGATCCGGAGCACTGGGAGCGGCTGGTCACGGCCTGGCTCGGGCAGCAGCTCGCTCCCCGCCCGAATCCGGGCCAGCCGAGTCCGGAGCAGCCAAGTCTGGAACAGCCAAGTCTGGAATAG
- the ybaK gene encoding Cys-tRNA(Pro) deacylase, with protein sequence MARKQASQGTPATAALAAAGVPFLAHPYSHDPGAASYGLEAAEVLGVDPARVFKTLMVDVDGRLAVGVVPVSGNLDLKAMAAALGGKKAVMADPAAAERRTGYVLGGISPLGQRQPSPTVLDASALDLDTILVSGGRRGLDIELSPAELIRLTGARTAQIGTRRN encoded by the coding sequence ATGGCACGCAAACAGGCGTCGCAGGGAACCCCGGCCACCGCAGCACTGGCGGCAGCCGGGGTTCCTTTCCTCGCCCATCCCTACAGCCATGACCCGGGTGCAGCCAGCTACGGGCTGGAAGCCGCGGAGGTGCTTGGAGTCGATCCGGCCCGGGTGTTCAAGACCCTGATGGTCGACGTCGACGGCCGCCTTGCCGTCGGCGTGGTGCCCGTGAGCGGGAACCTGGACCTCAAGGCGATGGCGGCCGCGCTGGGCGGCAAGAAGGCTGTGATGGCGGACCCGGCCGCGGCGGAGCGCCGCACCGGCTATGTGCTGGGCGGCATTTCTCCGCTGGGCCAGCGGCAGCCCTCCCCCACGGTTCTGGATGCCAGCGCGCTGGACCTGGACACGATCCTGGTTTCAGGGGGGCGGCGCGGCCTGGACATCGAGTTGAGCCCGGCCGAACTGATCCGACTCACCGGGGCACGCACGGCGCAAATCGGCACCCGCAGGAACTGA
- a CDS encoding SufE family protein, translated as MNTSALPAALAEIVDDFQAVTEPERLQLLLEFSRELPELPDRLKDHPELMEQVVECQSPLFLTIETEPSDGGAVGSVRLFFKAPPEAPTTRGFASVLHEGLDGLSPAEILAVPDDMPELLGLTRAITPLRMRGMTAMLGRIKRKVAALPQQS; from the coding sequence ATGAATACTTCTGCCCTCCCCGCCGCACTTGCGGAAATTGTTGACGACTTCCAGGCCGTAACCGAACCGGAACGGCTCCAGCTGCTGCTTGAGTTCTCCCGCGAGCTGCCCGAACTCCCGGACCGGCTCAAGGACCACCCGGAGCTGATGGAGCAGGTGGTCGAGTGCCAGTCGCCGCTCTTCCTGACCATCGAAACGGAACCGTCCGACGGTGGCGCGGTCGGCAGCGTGCGGCTTTTCTTCAAGGCGCCGCCCGAAGCCCCCACCACCCGCGGGTTCGCCAGTGTGCTGCATGAGGGCCTCGACGGGCTGAGCCCGGCAGAGATCCTCGCCGTCCCGGACGACATGCCTGAGCTGCTGGGCCTTACCCGGGCCATCACCCCGCTGCGGATGCGCGGGATGACAGCGATGCTGGGCCGGATCAAACGCAAGGTTGCTGCCCTCCCGCAGCAGTCCTGA
- a CDS encoding sulfurtransferase, whose translation MPYPVEQNEKFAAYAHPERLVSTEWLAAAIDSGALQDGKLVVVESDEDVLLYEVGHIPGAVKIDWHTDLNDEVTRDYVDGAKFAALAAAKGISRDSTVVIYGDKSNWWAAYALWVFELFGHEDVRLLDGGRDKWIAESRALTTDKPVTTPGEYPVIERNDAPIRAFKEDVMAHFGNPLIDVRSTEEYTGQRTHMPAYPEEGALRGGHIPTAASIPWARAAAEDGTYRTRPELETLYLGEAGLKAGDDVVAYCRIGERSSHTWFALKYLLGFDSVRNYDGSWTEWGNAVRAPIVKGTERGAVPAAR comes from the coding sequence AGCGGCTCGTGTCCACCGAATGGCTGGCCGCCGCAATCGACTCCGGCGCCCTCCAGGACGGCAAGCTCGTGGTGGTGGAGTCCGACGAGGACGTGCTGCTCTACGAGGTCGGCCACATCCCGGGCGCCGTGAAGATCGACTGGCACACGGACCTGAATGACGAGGTCACCCGCGACTACGTCGACGGCGCAAAGTTCGCCGCCCTGGCCGCGGCCAAGGGGATCTCCCGCGACAGCACAGTCGTCATCTACGGCGACAAATCCAACTGGTGGGCCGCCTACGCCCTCTGGGTCTTCGAGCTCTTCGGGCACGAGGACGTCCGGCTGCTCGACGGCGGCCGGGATAAATGGATCGCCGAAAGCCGCGCCCTCACCACGGACAAACCCGTCACCACCCCGGGCGAATACCCCGTAATTGAACGCAACGACGCGCCGATCCGCGCCTTCAAGGAAGACGTCATGGCGCACTTCGGCAATCCGCTCATTGATGTCCGCTCCACCGAGGAGTACACCGGCCAGCGCACGCACATGCCCGCCTATCCCGAGGAAGGCGCCCTGCGCGGCGGCCACATCCCCACCGCGGCCTCGATCCCCTGGGCCCGGGCGGCTGCCGAGGACGGCACGTACCGGACCCGCCCCGAACTGGAGACGCTGTACCTGGGCGAGGCCGGACTGAAGGCGGGCGACGACGTCGTGGCGTACTGCCGCATCGGCGAGCGTTCCAGCCACACCTGGTTCGCGCTCAAGTACCTGCTGGGCTTCGACTCCGTCCGCAACTATGACGGTTCCTGGACCGAATGGGGCAACGCCGTCCGCGCCCCGATCGTCAAGGGCACAGAACGCGGCGCGGTCCCGGCCGCCCGGTAG